Proteins encoded together in one Vitis vinifera cultivar Pinot Noir 40024 chromosome 4, ASM3070453v1 window:
- the LOC100255961 gene encoding protein EARLY FLOWERING 3: protein MKRGKDEEKIMGPMFPRLHVNDTEKGGPRAPPRNKMALYEQLSVPSQRCNPGVMPLKSNNASNLVPPASSSQGSGHERGVFFPHHISPSTPTHLPEKLHARHSDAVILNTPLAQFEQRKKQGDEDDFRVPIFVHSGTEFHGRNQNSIDREILTPSSSTCLGHSINLQNACEKELKQTSSNGLSVRQDKRSQGDVNRKDYVSSREYSEKSASNLSTKEKIDESMKQVNKPSSEDFRDQSSANFSSLHDTDGCLLQGNRAGAQLGEPDHVDCVSVETARDAWNASRVRSSSYSGDGLGSPSEPDNDGACRGDKTCGTLQKGNVDTNDDLSETSMVDSMSGLDITPDDVVGIIGQKHFWKARRAIVNQQRVFAVQVFELHRLIKVQRLIAGSPHLMVDESAYLGKPSLKSSPAKKLPLEYVVKPPPNMVMHKDDYERASHQLECSAENAVGKTHLPSVKNGNPPSNYGPYIGNPPPAPAPTDSKMGPWCYPQPPGHQWLVPVMSPSEGLVYKPYPGPGFMSTVCGGCGPMGSAPMTGSFINPAYGVPSSHHHQGIGVHPGTPPIGHGYFPPYGMSVMNHPTISGSAVEQMNRFAGHGSLSQSGQLSGGGASFNMQHQNSCNVPTPKRAIPQGVKFPMSKDSEFQGSTASSPSEREQQVGTGDTAEGRDPLPLFPMAPAAIPAGDPQPNGTDQPTRVIRVVPHNPRSATESAARIFQSIQDERKQLDST from the exons GGAAGTGGCCATGAAAGAGGTGTGTTTTTTCCGCATCACATATCTCCCTCAACTCCAACTCATCTACCAGAGAAGCTTCATGCTCGCCATTCTGATGCAGTGATTTTGAACACTCCATTGGCTCAATTTGAGCAGAGAAAGAAGCAAGGAGATGAAGATGATTTTAGAGTTCCTATATTTGTTCACTCAGGGACAGAATTTCATGGTAGAAACCAGAACAGCATAGATAGGGAAATACTTACTCCCAGCAGCTCAACTTGTTTGGGTCATTCAATAAATCTCCAAAATGCTTGTGAGAAGGAACTAAAACAAACTAGCTCCAATGGTCTTAGTGTGAGACAAGACAAGAGGAGCCAGGGTGATGTGAATCGGAAAGATTATGTGTCAAGTAGGGAGTACTCAGAAAAATCTGCCTCAAATCTGTcaactaaagaaaaaattgatgaatCTATGAAGCAAGTCAATAAACCTTCAAGTGAAGATTTTCGGGATCAATCATCAGCTAATTTTAGCAGCTTACATGATACTGATGGTTGTTTACTACAAGGGAATAGAGCAGGGGCACAATTAGGAGAACCTGATCATGTTGATTGTGTTTCAGTTGAGACTGCAAGAGATGCATGGAACGCTTCTAGGGTAAGAAGTAGTTCATATTCAGGAGATGGTCTTGGTAGTCCTAGTGAACCAGATAATGACGGTGCATGTCGTGGAGACAAGACATGTGGTACATTACAAAAGGGAAATGTAGACACAAATGATGACTTATCTGAGACCTCCATGGTGGATTCTATGTCAGGCTTGGATATAACACCTGATGATGTGGTAGGAATAATAGGTCAGAAACATTTTTGGAAAGCGAGAAGAGCAATTGTCAA TCAACAAAGAGTATTTGCTGTACAAGTGTTCGAGTTGCACAGACTGATAAAA GTTCAGAGATTAATTGCTGGATCACCACATCTTATGGTCGATGAGAGTGCTTATTTGGGCAAACCATCTTTAAAGAGCTCTCCTGCAAAGAAACTACCATTGGAATATGTTGTAAAACCACCGCCAAATATGGTCATGCACAAAGATGATTATGAGAGGGCAAGCCATCAATTGGAATGTTCTGCGGAAAATGCAGTTGGGAAGACACATCTTCCATCTGTGAAAAATGGTAATCCACCTTCAAATTATGGGCCTTATATAGGAAATCCACCACCAGCACCTGCGCCCACTGATAGCAAAATGGGTCCTTGGTGTTACCCTCAACCTCCTGGGCATCAATGGTTGGTTCCTGTAATGAGCCCTTCTGAAGGACTTGTGTACAAGCCGTATCCTGGCCCTGGATTCATGAGCACAGTTTGTGGAGGATGTGGACCAATGGGGTCAGCTCCCATGACAGGTAGCTTCATCAATCCAGCATATGGGGTTCCATCATCTCATCATCATCAAGGAATCGGTGTTCATCCTGGTACTCCTCCCATTGGTCATGGTTATTTTCCCCCATATGGCATGTCAGTGATGAACCACCCAACCATCTCAGGTTCAGCTGTTGAACAAATGAATCGGTTTGCTGGACATGGTTCACTCAGTCAAAGTGGTCAGTTATCAGGTGGAGGAGCCAGCTTTAACATGCAACATCAGAACTCATGTAATGTGCCAACCCCAAAGAGAGCTATTCCACAAGGTGTGAAGTTTCCAATGTCGAAGGACAGTGAGTTCCAAGGAAGCACAGCCAGTAGTCCAAGTGAGAGAGAGCAACAAGTTGGGACAGGTGACACTGCTGAAGGAAGAGACCCGCTTCCTCTTTTTCCTATGGCTCCTGCTGCCATTCCAGCAGGAGATCCCCAGCCTAATGGTACTGATCAGCCAACACGAGTGATCAGAGTTGTACCTCACAACCCTAGATCTGCAACAGAGTCAGCTGCTAGAATTTTCCAGTCCATACAAGACGAGAGAAAACAGTTGGACTCTACTTAG